In a genomic window of uncultured Flavobacterium sp.:
- a CDS encoding Crp/Fnr family transcriptional regulator encodes MELGAEILLKSVREICPEITDAEMSQYALRLTFEELNKKDFFLQVGKVQKSIGFIASGLVRSSFVDNEGNEITVGFYSEGDYATHYPAFITQQPSKYSIQCLEPTLMVCLSYEDLQWIYKNLPSFEKYGRLVAEEILKRQQSRIENFIFQTAEERYIDFIKHHSDLFNRISVSHLCSFLGIERQSLTRIRQKLAHQ; translated from the coding sequence ATGGAATTAGGAGCAGAGATACTTTTAAAATCAGTTAGGGAAATTTGTCCTGAAATAACTGACGCCGAAATGTCTCAATATGCTTTGAGATTGACATTTGAAGAACTCAATAAAAAAGACTTTTTTCTACAAGTCGGTAAAGTCCAAAAATCGATAGGTTTTATTGCAAGCGGATTAGTTCGTTCATCTTTTGTAGATAATGAAGGCAATGAAATCACGGTCGGTTTTTATTCAGAAGGCGATTATGCTACACATTATCCAGCTTTTATAACACAACAACCTAGTAAATATTCCATTCAGTGTTTAGAACCAACTTTAATGGTTTGTCTTTCTTATGAAGATTTGCAATGGATCTACAAAAATTTGCCCAGCTTTGAAAAATACGGACGTTTAGTTGCCGAAGAAATCCTAAAACGACAACAATCCCGTATTGAAAACTTCATATTTCAAACTGCCGAAGAGCGATATATTGATTTTATAAAACACCATTCAGATCTCTTTAACAGAATATCTGTTTCTCATCTTTGTAGCTTTCTGGGCATTGAAAGACAATCACTTACCAGAATTAGGCAAAAATTAGCGCATCAATAA
- a CDS encoding methyltransferase domain-containing protein, with product MPWNPKIYNEFKELRNKPFYDLMDFIKESKAIKAIDLGCGTGEQTAILAKKFSKTDFMGIDSSAEMLDKSKTLDAKNLRFERATVEDIAESNQKWDLIFSNAALQWSDNHEVLFPKLIDLINPKGQFAVQMPVQNENILNKILYQLAGEEPFKTYLNDWRRDSPVLTIDQYAQIMFDGELEDIQVMQKIYPMIAQDNDHEALYNFISGSALIPYIERLDKEQQKHFVSTFKERIAEHFPKLPAIYAFKRILLYGRKA from the coding sequence ATGCCTTGGAATCCCAAAATATACAATGAGTTTAAAGAACTACGAAATAAACCGTTTTATGATCTGATGGATTTTATAAAAGAATCAAAAGCTATAAAGGCAATCGATTTAGGGTGTGGAACAGGAGAACAAACCGCAATATTGGCGAAAAAATTCAGTAAAACTGATTTTATGGGTATTGATTCATCTGCAGAAATGCTGGACAAATCAAAAACTTTAGACGCAAAAAATCTTCGTTTTGAGCGCGCAACTGTAGAAGATATAGCAGAATCAAATCAAAAATGGGATTTGATTTTTAGTAATGCAGCGCTACAATGGTCAGACAATCATGAAGTATTGTTTCCTAAACTGATCGATTTGATTAATCCAAAAGGTCAATTTGCAGTTCAAATGCCTGTTCAGAATGAAAATATACTAAACAAGATTTTATATCAATTAGCAGGCGAAGAACCTTTTAAAACCTATTTGAACGATTGGAGAAGAGATTCCCCGGTTTTGACCATCGATCAATATGCGCAAATTATGTTCGATGGCGAACTTGAAGATATTCAGGTTATGCAGAAAATTTATCCTATGATTGCACAGGATAATGATCATGAAGCGCTTTATAATTTTATTTCCGGTTCAGCCCTGATTCCGTATATAGAGCGTCTTGATAAAGAACAACAGAAACATTTTGTCAGCACATTTAAAGAGAGAATTGCAGAACATTTCCCAAAACTTCCTGCGATTTATGCCTTTAAAAGAATTTTACTTTACGGAAGAAAAGCTTAA
- a CDS encoding integrase core domain-containing protein, with protein MRNNSQDSTLERNYLEKYRFLIKEYEQVKNKTHPLYKKVMDFYAANDTCRKSFLKYYNRYKQSGKSLDLLPQKRGPRYKTRRPLAFIEQKVIELREKGNNKYEIVSILRPKLGKHTPSYSGVYNILKRNKINRLTPKIKKNHQKIIKERMGELGHIDCHHLSKSIIRGESKKRYLVCVIDDYSRIAWAEVIPDITALTVMFATLKCLNILSDHYEIKFEEVLSDNGPEFGIKTSKQKYQHPFERMLMELGITHRYTKPYRPQTNGKVERFWRTLEDDLLRDTDFDSQEELKEELLQYLYYYNHERPHQGIDGKRPIEMINPLPK; from the coding sequence ATGAGAAATAATAGTCAGGATTCCACTTTAGAACGAAACTATTTAGAGAAGTATCGTTTTTTAATAAAAGAATATGAGCAGGTAAAAAATAAAACTCATCCTTTGTATAAAAAGGTAATGGATTTTTATGCAGCAAATGACACTTGCCGCAAGAGTTTTTTAAAGTATTATAATCGATATAAGCAAAGTGGGAAATCATTGGATCTGCTTCCTCAGAAACGAGGTCCCAGATATAAAACCAGAAGACCGCTAGCTTTTATAGAGCAGAAAGTAATTGAATTACGAGAAAAAGGAAACAACAAATATGAAATTGTTAGTATCTTAAGGCCCAAATTAGGAAAGCATACACCATCATATTCTGGAGTTTATAATATTTTAAAACGTAATAAAATCAATAGATTAACTCCGAAGATTAAAAAGAATCATCAAAAAATAATCAAGGAAAGAATGGGAGAACTTGGGCATATTGATTGTCATCACTTAAGTAAAAGTATCATAAGAGGAGAAAGTAAAAAACGATATTTAGTTTGTGTAATTGATGATTACAGCCGGATTGCCTGGGCTGAAGTGATTCCTGATATTACCGCTTTAACCGTTATGTTTGCCACATTAAAATGTTTAAACATCCTGAGTGATCATTATGAGATAAAATTTGAAGAAGTATTGTCTGATAATGGACCTGAATTTGGAATCAAAACAAGTAAACAAAAATATCAGCATCCTTTTGAGAGAATGCTGATGGAATTAGGAATTACTCATAGGTACACAAAACCTTACAGACCACAGACAAATGGCAAGGTTGAACGTTTCTGGAGAACTCTCGAAGATGATTTATTAAGGGATACGGATTTTGATTCTCAAGAAGAATTAAAAGAAGAGCTATTGCAATATTTATATTATTATAACCATGAAAGACCACATCAAGGTATTGACGGAAAAAGACCAATTGAAATGATAAATCCGTTACCGAAATAA
- a CDS encoding S41 family peptidase produces the protein MKYSSLIRILFFLFFGIFLISCEVDDKPEVYEEGSNKYTNDWIYNQMKKYYKWNETMPDKGDLAINPKEYFNRLLYKSDAYSYAVNPNLPETVPQSLRRNFGFDISFVEYQSKIYGVILYALEDSPAKNYGLLRGQLITDINGEELNLNSYEKIYKSIISTNHLDLKVVSYSKETGFSKPESVSLSQGFSFSQPISPKVFTNNNTKIGYVEIPHFDVGQAKLFQQIFQELKTQNITELVLDLRYNGGGDVSSATALSIIIAPNIKASDLFIQFEGNKNGGLVKQSFQQALESNEPNVSFEVLKNAHPDIKRLYILCGKRTASASEIMINNLRPFMEVITIGEKTVGKDVAGFPIEDDRIPNTKGWILYPSIYKLFNAKHEGDYSSGINPSIAVDELQEPEIFPLGNRSELLLSTAINMQSGNTSKIKVTTARSLPLSKIYIDADPLLVKP, from the coding sequence ATGAAATATTCTTCTCTTATCAGAATCCTTTTTTTTCTTTTTTTCGGTATATTTTTAATTTCCTGTGAAGTCGATGACAAACCGGAAGTATATGAAGAAGGTTCCAATAAATACACAAATGATTGGATTTACAATCAAATGAAAAAGTATTATAAATGGAATGAAACAATGCCTGATAAGGGAGATTTAGCCATAAATCCAAAAGAATATTTCAACAGATTATTATATAAATCCGATGCGTATTCGTATGCTGTAAATCCAAATTTGCCAGAAACCGTTCCGCAGAGTTTGCGCAGGAATTTTGGATTTGATATTTCGTTTGTGGAATATCAAAGCAAAATTTATGGCGTGATTTTATATGCTTTAGAAGATTCTCCAGCTAAAAATTACGGATTATTAAGAGGACAATTAATAACTGATATTAATGGAGAAGAACTGAATTTGAATAGTTATGAGAAGATTTATAAAAGCATAATATCGACTAATCATTTAGATTTAAAAGTAGTTTCCTATTCAAAAGAAACGGGTTTTTCTAAACCGGAATCAGTTTCTTTATCACAAGGATTTTCTTTTTCTCAGCCTATTTCTCCGAAAGTATTTACAAACAATAATACTAAAATTGGATATGTAGAAATTCCGCATTTTGATGTTGGTCAAGCCAAATTATTCCAGCAGATTTTTCAGGAATTAAAAACTCAGAATATAACCGAATTAGTTTTAGATCTCAGATATAATGGAGGAGGAGACGTATCATCGGCAACAGCTTTGAGTATAATTATTGCGCCAAATATAAAAGCGAGTGATCTTTTTATACAATTTGAAGGAAATAAAAACGGAGGACTTGTAAAACAATCTTTTCAGCAAGCCTTAGAAAGTAACGAGCCCAATGTAAGTTTTGAAGTTCTCAAAAATGCACATCCGGATATTAAGAGACTTTATATATTATGCGGAAAACGAACCGCTTCTGCTTCAGAAATAATGATTAATAATCTTCGTCCTTTTATGGAGGTTATTACGATTGGCGAAAAAACCGTTGGTAAAGATGTAGCAGGTTTTCCAATAGAAGACGACAGAATTCCGAATACTAAAGGCTGGATTTTATATCCTTCGATCTATAAATTATTCAATGCAAAACACGAAGGCGATTATTCAAGCGGAATAAATCCTTCGATTGCCGTTGATGAATTGCAGGAACCGGAGATATTTCCGTTAGGCAATCGTTCAGAACTTTTGTTGAGTACAGCAATAAATATGCAATCCGGAAATACCAGTAAAATAAAAGTTACAACGGCAAGATCATTACCATTATCAAAAATTTATATCGATGCTGATCCGTTATTGGTTAAGCCTTAA
- a CDS encoding TonB-dependent receptor: MNNEFSRRFVVALWILFFGVFFGTNSIYAQTGTVSVDFKNSSPQKIIDNLKSRTPYQFVYQKDLDLDLPLVTLKKDNVSIDEILSDLQNMTNLNFRRNENNIAVNSKDGDKKKKKGKITGKVVDVKGLSLPGVNIKVAELSIGAQSDIDGNYVLELEPGEYTIEISAISFQTQKITGVKVLENGETPLVVSLKEDAESLNEVVIIQDYKKATASVGGMLLQQKKAAQFSDGISAEQIARTPDRDVASSLKRITGVTTIGDKYVVVRSMGERWNQAVMDGIALPSTDAYQQNFSFDIIPTAIVESIVVSKSATPDMYANFAGGYVEVKTMDIPKENFTNFSISNSYNSKSAFKERLTKQEGDYDYWGFDDGRRDYPSNRPTIDPPTTEAESGPFLDYSRLFTEDNFSTYKTYGAPGTTLQFGIGRTYQLKDNNKWGFVGSAIFKNTQETLEIEHTERNFRSNTDFTPESDKALYSTFTKYGFKNAGANYTYNSTLGGMFNAGIQLGNHKITVRNTVMHIYNNQLTQITGWRNDDSVDGILDGSILPTTTESNYPVYTTFIQNKIEGNHKFDNLEVNWYGAYGNVAKDTKDATFVTIGQEKVGDDILRSYSVYNAETRFPFSRSNFTNDEADYNWAINLKYTFNFGDSFTNDLKGGYFGTYKIATNQQESAKLITVGQPTDRAVIYEPLSKFLDGSNYYWGGFGWQDYGVYGNKYEGNVKIHSPFLMLDDKIGRYVRLVWGVRAESYIYTEIQSQSEYPDGLAKDQGNDKMWQFLPSASLIISPTNKMNIRLGYNKSVLRPQFAERLGIPYYDPIRSAKVYNYSNGLVSSVANNYDLKLEWFPSGGEILSFGIYHKDIDNPIESVGFRNPSDGRDIYVLNSNNAKLWGVEFEFYKNLSFLGEGGILKDLFVYGNASFNDTKVTSYINIDGTGGLYQANRPLYGQSPYTYNLGLDYVGDRFGFSLRQNAIGDQYILVGFEYRAEEIRMPYAITDAQVSYKFFKERNLELKCSMKNMFDTGIETYNNNNSYSKTTDFIYGANPREQFNLGAGATNKYDEDIDQVVFKAKSGRTISISLNYRF, translated from the coding sequence ATGAACAATGAATTTTCGAGGCGATTTGTCGTTGCCTTATGGATTTTATTTTTCGGGGTTTTCTTCGGAACAAATTCAATTTATGCACAAACCGGAACTGTATCGGTTGATTTTAAAAATTCTTCACCACAAAAAATTATAGATAATCTAAAATCGCGCACGCCTTATCAATTTGTTTATCAAAAAGATCTGGATCTGGATTTACCATTGGTTACACTAAAAAAAGATAATGTTTCGATAGACGAAATTTTAAGTGATTTGCAAAACATGACCAACTTAAATTTCAGACGAAATGAAAATAATATAGCCGTAAATAGTAAAGACGGCGACAAAAAAAAAAAGAAGGGAAAAATTACAGGTAAAGTCGTAGATGTCAAAGGACTTTCGTTACCTGGTGTAAATATAAAAGTAGCTGAACTGAGTATTGGCGCTCAATCTGATATTGATGGTAACTATGTTTTGGAATTAGAACCGGGAGAATATACGATTGAAATTAGTGCTATTTCGTTTCAAACGCAAAAAATTACAGGTGTTAAAGTTCTTGAAAATGGCGAAACTCCGCTTGTAGTTTCTTTAAAAGAAGATGCAGAATCTTTGAATGAAGTGGTTATTATTCAGGATTATAAAAAAGCAACAGCTTCAGTTGGAGGTATGTTATTGCAACAGAAAAAAGCGGCTCAGTTTTCTGATGGTATTTCGGCAGAACAAATCGCCAGAACACCAGACAGAGATGTAGCGAGTTCGTTAAAACGTATTACGGGTGTAACGACAATTGGCGATAAATATGTTGTGGTGCGTTCTATGGGCGAAAGATGGAATCAGGCGGTTATGGACGGAATCGCTTTGCCAAGTACAGATGCGTATCAGCAAAATTTCTCTTTTGATATTATTCCAACGGCTATTGTTGAAAGTATTGTGGTGAGCAAATCTGCAACGCCGGATATGTACGCCAATTTTGCCGGAGGATATGTAGAGGTTAAGACAATGGATATTCCTAAAGAAAATTTTACCAATTTTTCTATTAGTAATTCTTATAACAGTAAAAGTGCTTTCAAAGAGCGTTTGACAAAACAGGAAGGCGATTATGATTATTGGGGATTTGATGACGGTCGACGTGATTATCCATCTAATCGTCCCACAATAGATCCTCCAACAACTGAGGCGGAATCAGGTCCGTTTTTGGATTATAGTAGACTATTTACTGAGGATAATTTTTCTACTTATAAAACGTATGGTGCTCCCGGAACAACATTGCAATTTGGTATAGGAAGAACTTATCAGTTAAAAGACAATAATAAATGGGGATTTGTTGGTTCAGCGATTTTTAAGAATACACAGGAAACACTAGAAATTGAGCATACGGAAAGAAATTTTAGAAGCAATACTGATTTTACGCCGGAGAGCGATAAAGCATTGTACTCCACTTTTACAAAATATGGCTTTAAAAATGCAGGAGCCAATTATACTTACAATTCGACTTTGGGCGGTATGTTTAATGCGGGTATTCAGTTGGGGAATCATAAAATCACTGTGCGCAATACTGTTATGCATATTTATAACAATCAATTAACCCAAATTACAGGCTGGAGAAATGACGATTCTGTAGATGGGATTTTAGACGGCAGCATACTCCCAACTACTACAGAGTCTAATTATCCTGTTTACACCACTTTTATTCAGAATAAAATTGAAGGAAATCACAAATTCGATAACCTTGAAGTTAATTGGTATGGAGCTTATGGAAATGTAGCAAAAGATACCAAGGACGCAACATTTGTAACTATTGGCCAGGAAAAAGTTGGCGATGATATACTGAGATCTTATAGTGTTTATAATGCTGAGACGAGATTTCCGTTTAGCCGAAGCAATTTTACTAATGATGAGGCTGATTATAACTGGGCCATTAATTTAAAATACACTTTTAATTTTGGAGATTCTTTTACAAATGATCTTAAAGGAGGCTATTTTGGAACTTACAAAATAGCAACAAATCAACAAGAATCAGCTAAATTAATAACGGTTGGTCAGCCAACTGATCGCGCTGTTATTTATGAACCGCTTTCTAAATTCTTAGACGGATCAAATTATTATTGGGGAGGTTTTGGATGGCAGGATTATGGTGTATACGGTAATAAGTATGAAGGGAACGTAAAAATACATTCTCCATTTTTAATGCTCGATGATAAAATTGGCCGATATGTAAGGTTGGTTTGGGGAGTAAGAGCCGAAAGCTACATTTATACCGAAATACAAAGTCAATCAGAATATCCTGATGGTTTAGCAAAAGACCAGGGTAATGATAAAATGTGGCAATTTCTGCCATCGGCAAGTTTAATAATTAGTCCAACTAATAAAATGAATATTAGATTGGGGTATAATAAATCTGTTTTGCGCCCACAATTTGCAGAGCGTTTGGGTATTCCTTATTACGATCCAATTCGTTCGGCTAAAGTCTACAATTACTCAAATGGATTGGTTTCGAGTGTAGCTAATAATTATGATCTTAAATTAGAATGGTTTCCATCAGGAGGTGAGATTTTGTCTTTTGGTATTTATCATAAAGACATTGATAATCCAATCGAATCAGTTGGTTTCCGTAATCCTTCAGATGGAAGAGATATCTACGTTTTGAACTCAAACAATGCCAAACTATGGGGAGTTGAATTTGAGTTTTATAAAAATCTTTCTTTCTTAGGAGAAGGCGGAATATTAAAAGATCTTTTTGTTTATGGAAATGCTTCTTTCAATGATACAAAAGTGACTTCTTATATTAATATAGATGGAACGGGAGGACTTTATCAAGCTAACAGGCCTTTGTATGGGCAATCACCTTATACTTATAATCTTGGTTTAGATTATGTGGGTGACCGTTTTGGTTTTAGTCTTAGACAGAATGCGATTGGAGATCAATATATATTGGTAGGATTTGAATACAGGGCCGAAGAAATTCGTATGCCATATGCGATAACGGATGCTCAGGTAAGTTACAAATTTTTTAAAGAAAGAAATCTGGAATTAAAATGCAGCATGAAGAACATGTTTGATACTGGCATAGAAACTTATAATAACAATAATAGTTATAGTAAAACTACGGATTTCATTTATGGGGCAAATCCAAGAGAACAATTTAATCTGGGAGCAGGAGCAACAAATAAGTACGATGAAGATATTGATCAGGTTGTATTTAAAGCTAAAAGTGGCAGGACAATAAGTATATCTCTTAATTATAGGTTTTAA
- a CDS encoding FecR domain-containing protein, with protein MKSRKLREEWDAIPNRGILPNESTTRMWNTIRKTTVDKYRSFYNWTAAASAVIILSFSAYQAFNKSGFVKPEITTTATFGKDVRLLNLPDGTRVWLNENSEIEYPKSFTGKERTVTLKGEAFFEVKRDPSHPFVISSGAIKTTVLGTSFNIKAYADNQPEVNVRTGKVKVESSQNTVLLERGDKAIYQAETSMLNKQKTLVLEPEWKKVLIYVDGLTLAQVLEKLKVNNHFSVTYLDEDLKNLKIQGTLDTRQGFYGMLQTIAFALEIKIQTTGNNTFLISR; from the coding sequence ATGAAATCCAGAAAATTAAGAGAAGAGTGGGACGCAATACCCAATAGAGGTATTTTGCCAAATGAAAGCACAACTCGTATGTGGAATACGATACGCAAAACGACAGTTGATAAATATAGAAGTTTTTATAACTGGACCGCTGCTGCAAGTGCTGTAATTATCCTTTCTTTTAGCGCTTATCAGGCTTTTAATAAGTCTGGTTTTGTTAAACCTGAAATTACTACAACGGCAACATTTGGTAAAGATGTGCGACTTTTAAATTTGCCTGACGGAACGAGAGTTTGGTTAAACGAAAATTCTGAAATCGAATATCCTAAAAGTTTTACTGGAAAAGAAAGAACGGTTACTTTAAAAGGAGAAGCTTTTTTTGAAGTAAAACGCGATCCGTCACATCCGTTTGTGATTAGTTCCGGAGCTATAAAAACGACTGTTCTTGGAACTTCCTTTAATATTAAAGCTTACGCCGATAATCAACCTGAAGTAAATGTAAGAACTGGAAAAGTAAAAGTCGAAAGTTCACAAAATACTGTATTGCTGGAAAGAGGAGATAAAGCAATTTATCAAGCAGAAACTTCGATGCTAAATAAACAAAAAACTCTTGTTCTTGAACCAGAATGGAAAAAGGTTTTAATCTATGTCGACGGATTAACATTGGCCCAAGTTCTGGAAAAGCTGAAGGTAAACAATCATTTTTCGGTAACATATTTAGACGAAGATTTAAAGAATCTTAAAATTCAGGGAACTCTTGATACGAGACAAGGTTTTTATGGAATGCTTCAGACAATTGCTTTTGCTTTGGAAATCAAGATTCAAACTACCGGAAACAATACTTTTCTCATTAGCAGATAA
- a CDS encoding sigma-70 family RNA polymerase sigma factor produces the protein MSSNLVVRLRNGDDSSFKEIYDLYHFKIFCFVKKYTAQLADSEDVTQNVFIHLWKYRTKLDPNVELEAILFKSSKQEISKWYKKQNRIFSVENDQLINELDYVVEVDDDISFKLEKIEYLLNKIPAKRRKIFNLHKFEDRSYKEIAAEMDMSPSAVANQISKTLQFLKKNSIKNHELYWFALFFVSQAEFIS, from the coding sequence ATGAGTTCTAATTTGGTTGTAAGGTTACGAAATGGAGATGATTCCTCTTTTAAAGAAATCTACGATTTATATCATTTTAAAATATTTTGTTTTGTAAAAAAATATACTGCACAGCTTGCAGATTCAGAAGATGTGACACAAAATGTTTTTATCCATCTTTGGAAATACAGAACAAAATTAGATCCGAATGTGGAGTTGGAAGCCATTTTGTTTAAAAGCTCAAAGCAGGAAATTTCAAAATGGTACAAGAAACAAAACAGAATTTTTTCTGTAGAAAATGATCAGTTGATTAATGAACTTGACTATGTTGTTGAAGTCGACGATGATATTAGTTTTAAACTGGAAAAAATAGAATATCTGCTGAATAAAATCCCAGCCAAAAGAAGAAAAATTTTCAATCTTCATAAGTTTGAAGATCGCAGTTACAAAGAAATCGCTGCAGAAATGGATATGTCTCCAAGTGCCGTTGCAAACCAAATCTCCAAGACATTGCAATTCCTTAAAAAGAATTCGATTAAGAATCACGAACTGTATTGGTTTGCGCTTTTTTTTGTGAGTCAGGCTGAATTTATATCTTAA
- a CDS encoding serine hydrolase domain-containing protein translates to MKTSLKLLAAVLLVSTFSFGQDITRKIDSIIRDNYQKNPDVGISVGFIQNNKEFYTSYGKLNAESKTEINKNSIFEIASITKILTANLVAQAVLDNKIKLDDYIDNYLPKQYVLNENLKNKIKISDLASHQSGLSDIDFGKLIALDPQQPINNVTEKTLADIINNCTELKDYGKYRYSTIGITLLGQILEKAYNKTFDEIIREKIINPLHMNNTLTKDFDVKNRTTGHNPEGGIQEFFKWNVTAPAGLVKSNATDMIKYLKAVLNKETTVGKAALITEKTFYKVDNRELGLAVNIDSNDKNTLYMKSGDSMGQSSIICYNRAKNWGIIILLDKRNSKMRSNLLNTITENVLQ, encoded by the coding sequence ATGAAAACTTCCCTAAAATTATTAGCAGCAGTATTATTAGTAAGCACTTTTTCTTTTGGACAAGACATTACAAGAAAAATTGATTCCATAATTAGAGACAATTATCAAAAGAATCCTGATGTAGGTATTAGCGTTGGTTTTATCCAAAATAACAAAGAATTCTATACTTCTTATGGAAAATTGAATGCTGAAAGCAAAACAGAAATTAATAAAAATTCTATTTTCGAAATTGCTTCTATCACCAAGATTTTAACTGCAAATTTAGTTGCACAAGCGGTTTTGGATAACAAAATAAAACTGGACGATTATATCGACAATTATCTTCCTAAACAATATGTTTTGAATGAGAATCTGAAAAACAAAATCAAAATTTCAGACTTGGCTTCTCATCAATCTGGTTTGTCTGATATAGATTTCGGAAAATTAATTGCTCTAGATCCGCAGCAACCTATAAATAATGTAACCGAAAAAACATTAGCAGATATTATCAATAATTGCACTGAACTTAAAGATTATGGTAAATACCGCTATTCTACAATTGGAATTACTTTATTGGGGCAAATACTAGAGAAAGCATACAATAAGACTTTTGATGAAATTATTAGAGAAAAAATAATAAATCCGTTACATATGAATAATACGCTAACAAAAGATTTTGATGTAAAAAACAGAACTACTGGTCACAATCCAGAAGGCGGAATTCAGGAATTTTTCAAATGGAATGTTACTGCGCCTGCGGGATTAGTAAAATCGAATGCTACGGATATGATTAAATATCTAAAAGCGGTTTTAAACAAAGAAACTACGGTTGGAAAAGCGGCATTAATTACGGAAAAAACATTTTATAAAGTTGACAACAGAGAATTAGGATTGGCCGTAAATATTGATTCAAATGATAAAAACACACTTTATATGAAATCTGGTGATTCAATGGGACAATCTTCTATAATATGTTATAACAGAGCTAAAAATTGGGGAATCATAATTCTTCTTGATAAAAGAAATTCAAAAATGAGATCGAATTTGTTAAACACTATTACGGAGAATGTTTTGCAATAA
- a CDS encoding nucleosidase → MIKINNEQSFALENVLFSFALAVEAADVFDGHNTLITGIGKVNAAYELTKAIQSKKPSLIVNLGSAGSSHFKKGDVICCTKFVQRDMDVRGLGYALYETPLSDLPVILEYGLTMPELQIGICGTGDNFEMGHDAKIYDVVDMEAYALAMIAMKENIPFLCLKYISDGADDNAADDWMIQVHKAAEAFGEILNLKK, encoded by the coding sequence ATGATAAAGATTAACAACGAGCAATCCTTTGCTTTAGAGAATGTACTTTTTTCGTTTGCTTTAGCAGTTGAAGCTGCTGATGTTTTTGATGGACATAACACATTAATCACCGGAATTGGAAAAGTAAATGCTGCTTATGAACTTACAAAAGCTATACAGTCCAAAAAGCCGTCTCTTATTGTTAATCTTGGATCAGCCGGAAGCAGTCACTTTAAAAAAGGCGATGTCATTTGTTGTACCAAATTTGTGCAACGAGATATGGATGTTCGCGGATTGGGATATGCGTTATACGAAACTCCACTTTCTGATTTACCTGTAATTTTAGAATATGGTTTGACAATGCCAGAACTACAAATCGGGATTTGCGGAACCGGCGATAATTTTGAAATGGGACACGACGCAAAAATATATGACGTCGTAGACATGGAAGCTTACGCGCTTGCTATGATTGCGATGAAAGAAAATATTCCGTTTTTGTGTCTAAAATATATTTCTGACGGCGCAGATGATAACGCTGCAGACGACTGGATGATTCAGGTTCATAAAGCCGCTGAAGCTTTTGGAGAAATTTTGAATTTAAAAAAGTAA